In one window of Cynocephalus volans isolate mCynVol1 chromosome 6, mCynVol1.pri, whole genome shotgun sequence DNA:
- the STAM gene encoding signal transducing adapter molecule 1 isoform X3 yields the protein MPLFATNPFDQDVEKATSEMNTAEDWGLILDICDKVGQSRTGPKDCLRSIMRRVNHKDPHVAMQALTLLGACVSNCGKIFHLEVCSRDFASEVSNVLNKGHPKVCEKLKALMVEWTDEFKNDPQLSLISAMIKNLKEQGVTFPAVGSQAAEQAKASPALVAKDPGTVANKKEEEDLAKAIELSLKEQRQQSTTLSTLYPSTSNLLTNHQHEGRKVRAIYDFEAAEDNELTFKAGEIITVLDDSDPNWWKGETHQGIGLFPSNFVTADLTAEPEMIKTEKKTVQFSDEVQVETIEPEPEPAFIDEDKMDQLLQMLQSTDPSDDQPDLPELLHLEAMCHQMGPLIDEKLEDIDRKHSELSELNVKVMEALSLYTKLMNDDPMYSMYAKLQNQQYYMQSSGVSGSQGYAAIIHQAF from the exons aCCTAAAGATTGTCTTCGGTCTATTATGAGGAGGGTGAACCACAAAGATCCTCATGTTGCTATGCAAGCTTTGACT cttCTAGGAGCATGTGTATCAAACTGTGGcaaaatttttcatttagaaGTATGTTCAAGAGATTTTGCTAGTGAAGTAAGCAACGTATTAAATAAG gGTCATCCTAAAGTATGTGAAAAATTAAAGGCTCTTATGGTTGAATGGACAGATGAATTTAAGAATGATCCACAGCTTAGTCTAATATCGGCAATGATTAAGAACCTTAAGGAACAAGGAGTTACATTCCCAGCTGTTGGCTCTCAG GCTGCGGAACAAGCAAAAGCAAGCCCAGCTCTAGTAGCCAAGGATCCTGGAACTGTGGCtaacaaaaaggaagaagaagattTAGCAAAAG CCATTGAGTTGTCCCTGAAGGAACAAAGGCAGCAGTCAACCACTCTTTCCACTTTGTATCCAAGCACATCCAACCTCTTAACTAACCACCAACATGAAGGCCGAAAAGTTCGTGCTATTTATGACTTTGAAGCTGCCGAAGATAATGAACTTACTTTTAAAGCTGGAGAAATTATTACAGTTCTTGATGACAG tgATCCCAACTGGTGGAAAGGAGAAACCCATCAAGGCATAGGGTTATTTCCTTCTAATTTTGTGACTGCAGATCTCACTGCTGAACCAGAAATGA TTAAAACAGAGAAGAAGACAGTACAATTTAGTGATGAAGTTCAGGTGGAGACAATAGAACCAGAGCCGGAACCAGCCTTTATTGATGAA GATAAAATGGACCAGTTGCTACAGATGTTACAAAGTACAGATCCCAGTGATGACCAGCCAGATCTGCCAGAGCTCCTTCATCTCGAAG CAATGTGTCACCAGATGGGACCTCTCATTGATGAAAAGCTGGAAGATATTGATAG AAAGCATTCAGAACTCTCAGAACTTAATGTTAAAGTGATGGAGGCGCTTTCATTGTATACCAAGTTAATGAATGACGATCCAATGTATTCCATGTATGCAAAATTACAGAATCAGCAGTATTATATGCAGTCTTCTGGTGTTTCTGGTTCTCAG GGGTATGCAGCAATCATCcatcaagctttttaa